One segment of Fuscovulum ytuae DNA contains the following:
- a CDS encoding DsbA family oxidoreductase, translating to MIRLDIFSDPVCPWCLIGKTNLDRALESRPNHPFRIEWHPFQLNPDMPKGGVDQVEYLAAKFGGKQRAIQAMLQVVDHAKKAGAEINMDKVTRLPNTLDAHRLIHWAGIEGRQTPMVARLFRAHWRDGEDIGDHATLARLAGDVGMDAVAVARLLASDADAEDIAARDTDARRKGVTAVPTFLIAQAYVVSGAQPVEVWQQIIDELVEKLAVQDGPED from the coding sequence CGCCTTGATATCTTTTCCGATCCGGTCTGCCCGTGGTGCCTGATTGGCAAGACGAACCTTGACCGGGCGCTGGAGAGCAGGCCCAACCACCCGTTCCGCATCGAATGGCATCCGTTCCAGTTGAACCCCGACATGCCCAAGGGCGGCGTCGATCAGGTGGAGTATCTGGCGGCCAAGTTCGGTGGCAAGCAGCGGGCCATTCAGGCCATGTTGCAGGTGGTTGACCATGCCAAGAAGGCGGGGGCCGAAATCAACATGGATAAGGTCACCCGCCTGCCCAACACGCTGGATGCCCATCGTCTGATTCATTGGGCAGGGATCGAAGGGCGGCAGACGCCGATGGTGGCGCGGCTGTTCCGCGCGCATTGGCGCGATGGCGAGGATATCGGGGATCACGCCACGCTGGCGCGTCTTGCAGGCGACGTGGGGATGGATGCCGTGGCGGTGGCGCGGCTTTTGGCCAGCGATGCGGATGCCGAGGATATTGCCGCCCGTGACACTGACGCACGGCGCAAGGGCGTGACGGCGGTGCCGACCTTTCTGATCGCCCAGGCCTATGTCGTGTCGGGCGCGCAGCCGGTGGAAGTCTGGCAGCAGATCATCGATGAATTGGTCGAAAAACTCGCTGTGCAGGACGGGCCGGAAGACTAG
- a CDS encoding multidrug effflux MFS transporter, whose product MTQVPHTSTAPRMGQTEFIILIAALFATIAFSIDAMLPALPQIAAELSPDSPNAAQLILTSFVLGMGIGTLLAGPLSDAFGRKPVILAGAALYCAAALVAYAAPTLEGVLLARLLQGLGSAGPRVVSLALVRDLYKGREMARVVSFAMMIFTLVPAIAPFIGQGIIWVAGWRGIFLAFVAFSALSMLWFWLRQPETMPKAMRRPLQVSTLKAAFVEVLSHRVVVVSIAVQTLVFACLFATLSATQPILDQVYDEGERFPIWFALIALLSGTASLINAKLVVRLGMRRMISMSLGAQVVFSTVMLVAKAGGIWPPALAFPAHLLWTTGVFFMIGLTIGNLNALGLEPVGHVAGMAASVIGAIATVASVVLAVPVGLMFDGTAYPLMGGVAVFAAAGWGLMRMIPR is encoded by the coding sequence ATGACACAGGTTCCCCATACAAGCACCGCACCCCGCATGGGGCAGACGGAATTCATCATCCTGATCGCGGCCCTTTTCGCCACCATCGCCTTTTCCATCGATGCGATGCTGCCCGCCCTGCCCCAGATCGCGGCAGAGCTTTCGCCGGATTCGCCGAATGCGGCGCAGCTGATCCTGACCTCCTTCGTTCTTGGCATGGGGATCGGCACGCTTTTGGCCGGGCCGTTGTCGGATGCCTTTGGGCGCAAGCCCGTGATCCTTGCCGGGGCTGCGCTTTACTGTGCGGCAGCGCTGGTGGCCTATGCGGCACCGACGCTGGAAGGGGTCTTGCTGGCGCGGCTGTTGCAGGGCCTCGGCTCGGCGGGTCCGCGGGTGGTGTCGCTGGCGCTGGTGCGCGACCTTTACAAAGGGCGCGAGATGGCGCGGGTCGTCAGCTTTGCGATGATGATCTTCACGCTGGTGCCCGCCATTGCCCCTTTCATCGGGCAAGGGATCATCTGGGTGGCGGGCTGGCGGGGGATTTTCCTTGCCTTTGTCGCCTTTTCGGCCCTGTCCATGCTGTGGTTCTGGCTGCGCCAGCCGGAAACCATGCCAAAGGCGATGCGGCGGCCCCTGCAGGTAAGCACGCTGAAGGCGGCTTTCGTTGAGGTGCTGTCGCACCGCGTCGTGGTCGTGTCGATCGCGGTGCAGACGCTGGTTTTTGCCTGCCTTTTCGCGACGCTGTCAGCCACCCAGCCGATCCTTGATCAGGTCTATGACGAAGGAGAGCGTTTCCCGATCTGGTTCGCGCTGATCGCGCTGCTGTCGGGGACCGCGTCACTGATCAACGCAAAGCTGGTGGTGCGGCTGGGGATGCGGCGGATGATCAGTATGTCGCTGGGCGCGCAGGTGGTGTTTTCCACCGTGATGCTGGTGGCCAAGGCGGGGGGCATCTGGCCCCCGGCGTTGGCCTTTCCGGCGCATCTTCTGTGGACGACAGGGGTGTTCTTCATGATCGGGCTGACCATCGGCAACCTCAATGCGCTGGGGCTGGAACCCGTGGGCCATGTGGCAGGGATGGCGGCCAGCGTGATCGGGGCGATTGCGACGGTGGCCTCGGTCGTGCTTGCAGTCCCGGTTGGGCTGATGTTCGACGGGACGGCCTATCCCCTGATGGGCGGTGTGGCCGTCTTTGCGGCGGCGGGCTGGGGGTTGATGCGGATGATCCCGCGGTAG
- the mfd gene encoding transcription-repair coupling factor produces MLTPTPILLGGAPEGYDARLLARELEKGAPILHIARDDKRAEAMAAALAVMAPDAVVFDFPAWDCLPYDRVSPNPGLSARRMATLAALAEGIKGPFVLLATLNAATQRLPARDLIRASAFSARVGDRVDEGRLKLFLARMGFSPTSTVAEPGDYAIRGGIVDLWPPGSRTPIRLDFFGDVLDGARRFDPETQRTTEKLSAFDLAPMSEVILDEAAITRFRQNYRLEFGAGGSDDPLYEAVSAGRKHQGMEHWLPFFHDRLETIFDYLPGATVMLDDQITPARLARWEGIEDQYDARREAMGAKGRLDSVYKPCAPGLLYLDDAAWQAATAPHRVIQLSPNPQSPGPGVLDAGGRLGRNFVPERQQESISLFGALAAHLKELLQDRQVIIASWSEGARERLEGLLSDQGVAGARRIRDLREVPEGKGGLFLMVWALEAGFTAPGLAVISEQDVLGDRLVAKPKRRRKAENFLREVDSLTPGDLVVHVEHGVGRYLGIETITALGAPHACVALEYAEGAKLYLPVENIELLSRYGHEEGLLDRLGGGAWQAKKAKLKERIREIADRLMRIAAERALRHAPILEAPHSLWEAFAARFPWQETDDQLAAIADVVADLESGRPMDRLVVGDVGFGKTEVAMRAAFVAALAGMQVAVVCPTTLLARQHYRSFAERFRGFPINVKPLSRFVSAKEAKATREGLANGTVDICVGTHALLAKDIRFKSLGLLIIDEEQHFGVAHKERLKEMRSEIHVLTLTATPIPRTLQLSLTGVRDLSIIATPPVDRLAIRTYVSEFDPVTLREALLRERYRGGQSFIVVPRIADLPEIEDFLKTHVPEASYIIAHGQLAAGDLDERMNEFYDGKYDVLLSTTIVESGLDIPTANTMIIHRADMFGLSQLYQIRGRVGRAKTRAYCFLTTRPRAPLTPQAMKRLRLLGSLDSLGAGFNLASHDLDLRGAGNLLGEEQSGHIKEVGYELYQQMLEETIAKLKSGELAGPAALDDQWAPQINLGVPVLIPEEYVPDLDIRLGLYRRLTSLTTKVELEGFAAEMIDRFGPLPKEVNTLLLIMRIKSMCKRAGISRLDAGPKGATVQFHNDKFANPAGLVDFIKADPAARVQGNKIVLLREWKTEGDRIKGAFAIAKDLAEKVVKPKA; encoded by the coding sequence ATGCTGACACCGACCCCCATCCTCCTTGGCGGCGCGCCCGAAGGATATGATGCTCGCCTCCTCGCCCGCGAGTTGGAGAAGGGCGCGCCCATTCTGCACATCGCGCGCGACGACAAACGGGCCGAGGCGATGGCAGCGGCCCTTGCCGTCATGGCACCCGACGCGGTGGTCTTCGATTTTCCGGCTTGGGATTGTCTGCCTTATGACCGCGTCTCGCCCAATCCTGGCTTGTCGGCCCGCCGCATGGCGACGCTGGCCGCGTTGGCCGAAGGCATAAAGGGGCCCTTCGTCCTTTTGGCCACGCTGAACGCTGCAACACAGCGCCTGCCTGCGCGGGATCTGATCCGCGCTTCGGCCTTTTCGGCGCGGGTGGGGGATCGGGTGGATGAGGGGCGACTGAAGCTCTTTCTCGCCCGGATGGGGTTTTCGCCGACCTCTACCGTGGCCGAACCGGGGGATTACGCCATCCGGGGCGGGATCGTGGATCTTTGGCCGCCGGGCAGCCGGACGCCGATCCGGCTGGATTTCTTTGGCGATGTTCTGGACGGCGCGCGCCGCTTTGACCCGGAAACCCAGCGCACAACCGAAAAGCTGTCCGCCTTCGACCTTGCGCCAATGTCCGAGGTCATTCTGGACGAGGCGGCGATCACCCGATTCCGGCAGAATTACCGGCTGGAATTCGGGGCAGGCGGGTCGGATGACCCGCTTTACGAGGCTGTGAGCGCCGGTCGCAAGCATCAGGGAATGGAGCATTGGCTGCCCTTCTTCCATGATCGGCTGGAGACGATCTTCGATTATCTGCCGGGGGCCACGGTCATGCTGGATGACCAGATCACCCCCGCCCGGCTTGCCCGGTGGGAAGGGATCGAAGACCAATATGACGCCCGGCGCGAGGCGATGGGGGCCAAGGGGCGGCTGGACAGCGTCTATAAGCCTTGCGCGCCGGGGCTTTTGTATCTGGACGATGCGGCATGGCAGGCAGCCACAGCCCCGCATCGGGTGATCCAGCTTTCGCCCAATCCGCAGTCGCCGGGGCCGGGCGTTCTGGATGCGGGCGGGCGTCTGGGGCGCAATTTCGTGCCAGAACGTCAGCAGGAAAGCATAAGCCTTTTCGGGGCTTTGGCGGCGCATCTTAAGGAATTGCTGCAAGATCGGCAGGTCATCATCGCCTCATGGTCCGAAGGGGCGCGGGAGCGATTGGAAGGGCTTCTTTCCGATCAGGGCGTGGCGGGGGCGCGGCGTATCCGCGACCTGCGCGAGGTGCCCGAAGGCAAGGGCGGTCTTTTCCTGATGGTCTGGGCGCTGGAGGCGGGCTTTACTGCCCCCGGCCTTGCCGTGATTTCAGAACAGGATGTGCTGGGCGACCGTCTGGTGGCCAAGCCCAAGCGCAGGCGCAAGGCTGAAAACTTCCTGCGCGAGGTGGACAGCCTGACCCCCGGCGATCTGGTCGTCCATGTGGAACATGGCGTGGGCCGCTATCTGGGGATCGAGACGATCACCGCGCTTGGCGCACCCCATGCCTGCGTGGCGTTGGAATATGCCGAAGGGGCAAAGCTATATCTGCCCGTTGAAAATATCGAACTCCTGTCGCGCTATGGCCATGAGGAAGGCTTGCTTGATCGCCTTGGCGGCGGCGCATGGCAGGCCAAGAAGGCCAAGCTCAAGGAACGTATCCGCGAGATTGCGGATCGCCTGATGCGCATCGCCGCCGAACGCGCCCTGCGCCACGCGCCGATCCTTGAGGCCCCGCATTCCCTGTGGGAGGCCTTTGCCGCCCGCTTCCCGTGGCAGGAAACCGATGACCAGCTGGCCGCCATCGCCGATGTGGTGGCCGATCTGGAATCGGGCCGCCCGATGGACCGTCTTGTCGTAGGCGATGTAGGCTTCGGCAAGACCGAGGTCGCCATGCGTGCGGCCTTCGTGGCAGCGCTGGCGGGCATGCAGGTGGCCGTGGTCTGCCCCACCACGCTGCTGGCGCGTCAGCATTACCGCAGCTTTGCCGAACGCTTCCGGGGATTCCCGATCAATGTGAAACCCCTGTCGCGCTTCGTTTCCGCCAAAGAGGCCAAGGCCACGCGCGAAGGGCTGGCCAATGGCACCGTCGATATCTGCGTGGGAACGCATGCCCTTTTGGCCAAGGATATCCGGTTCAAATCCCTTGGCCTTCTGATCATCGACGAAGAACAGCATTTTGGCGTCGCCCATAAGGAACGGCTGAAAGAGATGCGGTCGGAAATCCACGTCCTGACCCTGACCGCGACGCCGATCCCGCGCACGCTGCAACTTTCGCTCACGGGGGTGCGGGACTTGTCGATCATCGCCACCCCCCCGGTCGACCGTCTGGCGATCCGCACCTATGTTTCGGAATTCGACCCCGTGACCCTGCGCGAGGCGCTTTTGCGCGAACGCTATCGCGGCGGGCAAAGCTTTATCGTCGTCCCCCGCATCGCCGACCTGCCGGAGATTGAGGATTTCCTGAAAACCCACGTGCCTGAGGCAAGTTACATCATCGCCCATGGCCAGCTTGCGGCGGGCGATCTGGACGAACGGATGAACGAATTCTACGACGGCAAATATGACGTGCTCTTGTCGACGACCATTGTGGAATCCGGCCTCGACATTCCCACCGCCAATACGATGATCATCCACCGGGCCGATATGTTCGGCTTAAGCCAGTTGTATCAGATCCGCGGCCGCGTGGGCCGCGCCAAGACGCGCGCCTATTGCTTCCTGACAACACGCCCCCGCGCGCCGCTGACCCCACAGGCGATGAAGCGGCTGCGGCTGCTTGGGTCCCTCGACAGCCTTGGCGCAGGGTTCAACCTGGCCTCCCATGACCTTGATCTGCGCGGGGCCGGGAACCTTTTGGGCGAAGAACAGTCAGGCCATATCAAGGAAGTTGGGTATGAGCTTTACCAGCAGATGCTGGAGGAAACGATTGCCAAGCTGAAATCCGGCGAACTCGCAGGCCCTGCCGCGCTGGATGATCAATGGGCACCACAGATCAACCTTGGCGTCCCGGTCCTGATCCCCGAGGAATATGTTCCCGACCTCGACATCCGACTTGGGCTTTACCGCCGCCTGACCAGCCTGACAACGAAGGTAGAGCTGGAGGGCTTCGCTGCCGAAATGATCGACCGTTTCGGTCCCCTGCCGAAAGAGGTGAACACGCTTCTTTTGATCATGCGGATCAAGTCGATGTGCAAACGCGCCGGGATCAGCCGTCTGGATGCCGGGCCGAAAGGGGCCACGGTGCAGTTCCACAACGACAAATTTGCCAATCCGGCGGGGCTGGTGGATTTCATCAAGGCCGATCCGGCGGCACGGGTGCAGGGCAACAAGATCGTTCTCTTGCGCGAGTGGAAGACGGAAGGCGACCGGATCAAGGGGGCCTTCGCGATTGCCAAGGATCTGGCCGAGAAAGTGGTGAAGCCCAAGGCTTAA
- a CDS encoding component of SufBCD complex, with protein sequence MGLDGTGTLRVDWYRTIFEVIDMRSFSNLWFWIGLAVMWSTVSHFVVGVPHDLIRRAEREGGTALADAEALAQIYTRRILFIARQGGIFLVTFACFVNAGLVTLAVFYQMEFAQAVLCLFIPLQIVSLMTLRVCRIIETDGLEGLRLMSRLRRHRVLVQVIGMFSLFFTSMFGMYQNLTLGVFG encoded by the coding sequence TTGGGGCTGGACGGCACGGGGACGTTACGGGTGGATTGGTACAGGACGATCTTCGAAGTGATCGATATGCGGTCCTTCTCGAACCTGTGGTTCTGGATTGGTCTGGCCGTGATGTGGTCTACCGTCAGCCATTTTGTCGTCGGGGTTCCGCATGATCTGATCCGCCGCGCCGAACGCGAAGGTGGCACGGCCTTGGCCGATGCCGAGGCTTTGGCCCAGATCTACACCCGCCGCATCCTGTTCATTGCGCGGCAGGGGGGGATTTTCCTTGTGACCTTTGCCTGTTTCGTCAATGCCGGTCTGGTGACGCTGGCGGTCTTTTACCAGATGGAATTCGCGCAGGCCGTGCTGTGCCTGTTCATTCCGTTGCAGATCGTCAGCCTGATGACACTCCGCGTCTGTCGCATCATTGAAACAGACGGGCTGGAGGGGCTGCGCCTGATGTCCCGATTGCGCCGGCATCGCGTCTTGGTGCAGGTGATCGGGATGTTTTCGCTGTTTTTCACCAGTATGTTCGGCATGTATCAGAACCTGACGCTGGGCGTCTTTGGCTGA
- the hemB gene encoding porphobilinogen synthase encodes MRPISAPVPATRFRRLRRTPALRALSQETLLAVGDLIWPVFVRDGEGMREPIASMPGLERLSVDLIVEAAEMAAGLGIPAICLFPYTDPALKTEACEEAWNPDNLANRAIRAIKAAVPEIAVMTDVALDPYNANGHDGLVKDGVILNDETIEALVRMALVQAECGADILGPSDMMDGRIGAMRAALEAAGHKDVAILSYAAKYASAFYGPFRDAVGASGALKGDKKTYQMNPANSDEALRLIERDLREGADMVMIKPGMPYLDICRRVKDAFGAPTYAYQVSGEYAMIKGAAERGWIDGEKAMMESLMGFKRAGCDGILTYFAPEAARKLRSGWTWG; translated from the coding sequence ATGCGCCCGATCTCTGCCCCCGTGCCTGCCACCCGTTTCCGCAGGCTGCGCCGGACCCCTGCCCTGCGGGCGCTGTCACAGGAAACGCTGTTGGCTGTGGGCGATCTGATCTGGCCCGTCTTCGTGCGCGATGGTGAAGGCATGCGGGAACCCATCGCCTCTATGCCGGGTTTGGAACGGCTGAGCGTCGACCTGATTGTCGAAGCCGCCGAAATGGCGGCGGGCCTTGGCATCCCGGCAATCTGCCTGTTTCCCTATACCGATCCCGCCCTCAAGACCGAAGCCTGCGAAGAGGCGTGGAATCCCGACAATCTGGCCAACCGCGCCATCCGCGCCATCAAGGCGGCGGTGCCCGAGATTGCGGTGATGACAGATGTGGCGCTTGATCCCTATAACGCCAATGGCCATGACGGTCTGGTCAAGGATGGTGTCATCCTGAACGATGAAACGATCGAGGCCTTGGTCCGCATGGCTTTGGTGCAGGCAGAGTGCGGGGCAGATATCCTTGGCCCTTCGGACATGATGGATGGCCGGATCGGCGCAATGCGCGCGGCGCTGGAAGCGGCGGGTCATAAGGATGTGGCGATCCTCTCCTATGCGGCGAAATATGCCTCCGCCTTTTACGGCCCGTTCCGCGATGCGGTGGGGGCGTCCGGCGCATTGAAGGGCGACAAGAAGACCTACCAGATGAACCCCGCCAATAGCGATGAGGCGCTGCGTCTGATCGAACGCGACCTGCGCGAAGGGGCCGATATGGTGATGATCAAACCGGGGATGCCCTATCTCGACATCTGCCGCCGGGTAAAGGACGCCTTTGGCGCACCGACCTATGCCTATCAGGTTTCGGGCGAATATGCGATGATCAAGGGCGCGGCGGAGCGTGGCTGGATCGACGGCGAAAAGGCCATGATGGAAAGCCTGATGGGCTTCAAACGGGCAGGCTGCGACGGCATCTTGACCTATTTCGCCCCAGAGGCTGCCCGCAAACTCCGGTCTGGCTGGACCTGGGGCTGA
- a CDS encoding YSC84-related protein, with translation MERLTRRAVLAGAGASVLLTAACGNGVGSNGAQQIDARVEATKSFLFQRYPGTRDLASRATGVLYMPLITEAGFFVGGAYGRGALQIRDVTVDYYSSTKASYGLQIGAQQYAHALFFMTDGALAEFRASSGWAASADLKYATPEQGASIGKQTTEIDPVVALVFGQQGLIAGATLAGVKYTRIIP, from the coding sequence ATGGAACGATTGACAAGACGGGCTGTTCTCGCCGGGGCCGGGGCAAGCGTCCTTTTGACGGCGGCCTGCGGAAATGGCGTCGGATCGAACGGAGCGCAGCAGATCGATGCGCGGGTCGAGGCGACAAAAAGCTTTCTCTTTCAACGCTATCCCGGCACGCGCGACCTTGCCTCGCGGGCCACGGGCGTTCTTTATATGCCGCTGATCACCGAGGCAGGATTCTTCGTTGGCGGCGCCTATGGCCGCGGTGCCTTGCAGATCCGCGATGTGACGGTGGATTACTACTCCTCCACCAAGGCGAGCTATGGGCTCCAGATCGGGGCGCAGCAATATGCTCATGCCCTGTTCTTCATGACGGATGGGGCCTTGGCCGAATTCCGCGCCTCATCCGGTTGGGCGGCCAGTGCCGACCTGAAATATGCCACGCCCGAACAGGGGGCGAGCATCGGCAAACAGACGACCGAGATCGATCCCGTGGTCGCGCTGGTCTTTGGCCAGCAGGGCCTGATCGCCGGGGCAACGCTGGCAGGCGTGAAATACACGCGGATCATCCCGTGA
- a CDS encoding penicillin acylase family protein produces MFTVFRWMLRLLTGLIALTLLALVILYYFLSRSIPDYSEAFDIGGISAPVEIVRNNDNVPHIFGATDQDVFFALGFAHAQDRLWQMTMLRRTAQGRLSEVFGERTLKIDELLRRYDLYTLALQSAEVQDDATTQALEAYARGVNAWIAQVNKDARGRGAPEFFLFSNEIAAWQPADSIAILKLMALQLSGQIETEVLRARVSLVLPETRLRDILPDVPGQGIMALPDYASIVPGAPGGMAPLQHASTDPLSPFPSRELAGASNSWAAAPSRSAAGGTLLANDPHLGFTAPTVWYLARLELSTGGVIGGTIPGIPAVLLGRSENLGWGLTSSYLDDQDLFIEEVNPENPEQYRTPDGWKDFITRRSIITVKDAAPVTITLRWTDNGPVLPGSHYDLASVTPPGHVVSLAWTALTGADTSMTAAIRTMQAGSVTEAMEAGRLFVAPAQNVMLADQRGIALQLVGAMPARDPAHQSQGRMPSPGWIATNRWQGILPYEKNPREANPISGLLGNTNNKTVDRPFPEHVSFDWGDTQRIQRWLTLMKAREVHTRESFIEAQLDTVSFTARSLLPLIGADLWFTGEAAPEGTPERLRQRALEILAAWNGEMSEHLPEPLIYQAWVRALQERLIRDEMGPLADAFSHIQPVFLERVFRNVDGAGVWCDVVQSAAVESCTDLARIALDEALLGLVETYGPNPESWRWGDAHQATHDHPVLGNIPLLRYFVNIRQSTSGDDHTLLRGKTKGEGPDPFLNVHGAGYRGVYDFADPDSSVFISSTGQSGHPLSRFYDDLGELWRRGEYVPMSLDPALARAAAVGVTVLTPAD; encoded by the coding sequence ATGTTCACCGTCTTCCGCTGGATGTTGCGCCTGCTCACGGGGCTGATCGCGCTGACGCTTCTCGCCCTTGTCATCCTTTACTATTTCCTGTCGCGCTCCATTCCCGATTACAGCGAAGCCTTTGACATCGGCGGCATCTCCGCCCCGGTCGAGATCGTGCGCAACAATGACAATGTGCCGCATATTTTCGGGGCAACCGATCAGGATGTCTTTTTCGCGCTTGGCTTTGCCCATGCGCAGGATCGGCTTTGGCAAATGACCATGTTGCGTCGCACGGCGCAGGGGCGGCTTTCAGAAGTCTTTGGCGAACGCACGCTGAAGATCGACGAACTTCTGCGCCGCTATGACCTCTACACCCTCGCCCTGCAATCGGCCGAGGTGCAGGACGACGCCACCACACAGGCGCTCGAGGCCTATGCCCGTGGCGTAAACGCCTGGATCGCACAGGTGAACAAGGATGCGCGCGGACGCGGCGCGCCGGAGTTCTTTCTTTTCTCAAACGAAATCGCAGCCTGGCAACCGGCGGATTCCATCGCCATCCTGAAACTGATGGCGCTGCAACTTTCCGGCCAGATCGAGACAGAGGTGTTGCGCGCGCGCGTCTCGCTCGTGCTGCCCGAGACGCGGCTTAGGGACATTCTGCCCGATGTTCCGGGTCAGGGCATCATGGCGCTTCCCGATTATGCGAGCATCGTGCCGGGCGCCCCAGGGGGGATGGCCCCGTTGCAGCATGCCTCGACCGATCCGCTCTCGCCCTTTCCGTCGCGGGAATTGGCGGGGGCGTCGAATTCATGGGCGGCGGCCCCGTCACGGTCGGCGGCGGGCGGCACGCTTTTGGCCAATGACCCGCATCTGGGGTTCACCGCGCCCACCGTCTGGTATCTGGCACGGCTGGAGCTTTCGACCGGCGGCGTCATCGGCGGAACGATCCCCGGCATTCCCGCCGTCCTGCTGGGCCGGTCCGAAAATCTGGGATGGGGCCTCACCTCCAGCTACCTTGATGACCAAGACCTCTTTATCGAAGAGGTGAACCCCGAAAACCCCGAACAATACCGCACGCCCGACGGGTGGAAGGATTTCATCACCCGCCGCTCTATCATCACGGTCAAGGACGCGGCCCCCGTCACCATCACCCTGCGCTGGACGGATAACGGCCCCGTCCTGCCGGGCAGCCATTACGATCTCGCCTCCGTCACACCGCCGGGGCATGTGGTGTCTTTGGCATGGACAGCTCTGACCGGCGCCGACACCTCGATGACGGCAGCCATTCGCACCATGCAAGCCGGCAGCGTGACCGAGGCGATGGAGGCGGGCCGCCTCTTCGTGGCCCCGGCGCAAAACGTGATGCTGGCCGATCAGCGCGGCATCGCGCTGCAACTCGTGGGGGCCATGCCCGCGCGCGACCCGGCGCATCAAAGCCAAGGGCGCATGCCCTCACCCGGCTGGATCGCCACGAACCGCTGGCAAGGTATCCTGCCCTATGAAAAGAACCCGCGTGAGGCGAACCCGATCTCGGGCCTTCTGGGCAATACCAATAACAAAACGGTGGACCGCCCCTTTCCCGAACATGTCAGCTTTGATTGGGGCGACACGCAACGCATTCAGCGCTGGCTGACCCTGATGAAAGCGCGCGAGGTGCATACCCGCGAGAGTTTCATCGAAGCGCAGCTGGATACGGTCAGTTTCACGGCGCGGTCCCTGCTGCCCCTGATCGGGGCGGATCTTTGGTTCACGGGCGAGGCCGCGCCCGAAGGCACCCCCGAACGCCTGCGCCAGCGCGCGCTGGAAATCCTGGCCGCCTGGAATGGCGAGATGAGCGAGCATCTGCCAGAACCACTCATCTATCAGGCTTGGGTGCGTGCCCTGCAAGAGCGGCTGATCCGCGACGAGATGGGGCCTTTGGCCGATGCCTTCAGCCATATTCAACCCGTGTTTCTGGAACGGGTCTTCCGCAATGTGGATGGGGCAGGCGTCTGGTGCGACGTGGTGCAATCGGCGGCGGTGGAAAGCTGCACGGACCTTGCCCGCATCGCGCTGGACGAAGCTTTGCTGGGGCTGGTGGAAACCTATGGGCCAAACCCTGAAAGCTGGCGCTGGGGCGACGCGCATCAGGCCACGCATGACCATCCGGTGCTGGGGAATATCCCTTTGCTGCGCTATTTCGTGAATATTCGCCAATCGACAAGCGGCGATGACCATACGCTTCTGCGCGGCAAGACCAAGGGCGAAGGCCCCGACCCTTTCCTGAACGTGCATGGCGCGGGCTATCGTGGGGTCTATGATTTCGCGGACCCGGATTCTTCGGTCTTCATCAGTTCCACCGGGCAATCGGGCCACCCGCTCAGCCGATTTTACGACGATCTGGGGGAATTGTGGCGTCGGGGCGAATATGTGCCCATGTCGCTTGACCCCGCTTTGGCGCGGGCGGCGGCGGTGGGCGTGACGGTGCTGACGCCTGCGGACTAA
- a CDS encoding FAS1-like dehydratase domain-containing protein — MTSAFDPWLGRVEEAHDRISARQARQMAATLGVEIAAVDGAMLPPLWHWMGWTPEAPMAELGPDGHPARGGFLPPVPLERRMWAGGRLRFHAPLTIGEEMFRRSEITKVSEKTGSTGHMVFVTVRHDVHGAAGLAIEEEQDIVFIAMPDRFTPPPPVTAPEPDWRKDVAVDEVRLFRFSALTFNAHRIHFDLPYATGVEKYPGLVVHGPLQAMLLMEAGRARRNGAVPQGYRFRGVRPAFHFDRLSLQGLGDGLATVNGDGLVCMQAELAWEG; from the coding sequence ATGACCAGCGCATTCGACCCATGGTTGGGTCGGGTCGAAGAGGCCCATGACAGGATCAGCGCCCGTCAGGCGCGGCAGATGGCAGCCACGCTGGGGGTTGAAATCGCGGCTGTCGATGGCGCGATGCTGCCGCCCCTCTGGCATTGGATGGGCTGGACGCCCGAGGCCCCGATGGCCGAGCTTGGCCCCGATGGGCATCCCGCGCGCGGGGGTTTTCTGCCGCCTGTGCCACTGGAACGGCGGATGTGGGCAGGGGGGCGGCTGCGGTTCCACGCGCCTCTCACAATCGGGGAAGAAATGTTCCGCCGTTCGGAAATCACGAAAGTTTCGGAAAAGACGGGATCTACGGGGCACATGGTTTTTGTCACCGTGCGGCATGATGTGCATGGCGCGGCGGGTTTGGCCATCGAGGAAGAACAAGACATCGTCTTCATCGCCATGCCCGACCGTTTCACCCCGCCGCCCCCGGTAACTGCCCCCGAACCCGATTGGCGCAAGGATGTGGCGGTGGATGAGGTGCGGCTTTTCCGCTTCTCGGCCCTGACCTTCAACGCGCATCGAATCCATTTCGATCTGCCTTACGCGACAGGGGTCGAGAAATACCCCGGTCTGGTGGTGCATGGCCCCTTGCAGGCCATGTTGCTGATGGAGGCAGGGCGTGCGCGGCGCAACGGGGCTGTGCCGCAGGGCTATAGGTTCAGGGGCGTGCGCCCTGCCTTTCATTTCGACAGGCTCTCTTTGCAGGGCCTTGGCGATGGGCTGGCAACAGTGAACGGGGATGGGCTGGTCTGCATGCAGGCCGAATTGGCTTGGGAGGGCTAA